Proteins from a single region of Apium graveolens cultivar Ventura chromosome 7, ASM990537v1, whole genome shotgun sequence:
- the LOC141674145 gene encoding uncharacterized protein LOC141674145, producing the protein MPNYKYPRIGKNSDSSSSKKNQQPRFAEYARLNAPRSQILMEIEKDKDFKWPKPLRGDPEKRDKSRYCRFHKGVGHDTNDCRQLNDEIEYLIRRGKFRRFTKGEEAGGQKRDNDRRDDDRRGNDRDRNLQPRGPVINMISGGPTVDGTTRNSRKAYAREVINIVREPSKRSMSEMTLEFGDPDLEGLKFPQDDPLLTPSDTPIYGFNHVECKVEGAIQLPVTIGEEPREATQMLNFQVVKVASTYNAIMSRTWIHAFKVLPSTYHMVLKFPARNCVGEARGDQKMACSCYVAALRPDGTGGRSSP; encoded by the exons ATGCCAAATTACAAGTATCCACGAATTGGCAAAAACTCTGACTCctcctcttctaagaagaatcaaCAACCAAGGTTCGCTGAATATGCAAGGttgaatgctccaaggagccaaatccttATGGAAATTGAAAAGGACAAAGACTTCAAATggccgaagccactaaggggagaTCCTGAAAAAAGAGACAAGAGTCGATACTGCAGATTTCACAAAGGTGTTGGTCATGACACTAACGATTGTAGGCAACTCAATGATGAGATTGAGTATCTGATCCGAAGGGGAAAGTTCAGAcgtttcaccaagggtgaagaggcCGGAGGCCAAAAAAGAGATAATGATCGAAGAGATGACGATCGAAGGGGTAACGACAGAGATCGCAACCTGCAGCCCCGAGGGCCAGTAATCAATATGATCTCAGGAGGACCTACAGTAGATGGTACTACAAGGAACTCCCGAAAAGCTTATGCTAGAGAAGTGATAAACATAGTTAGGGAGCCATCTAAGCGTTCCATGTCAGAGATGACGCTTGAATTTGGTGACCCAGACCTTGAAGGTTTAAAATTTCCTCAGGATGATCCTCTG CTAACTCCGTCCGACACACCCATCTACGGGTTTAACCATGTGGAATGCAAAGTCGAAGGAGCAATACAACTTCCCGTAACTATCGGGGAAGAGCCCAGGGAGGCCACGCAGATGTTGAACTTTCAGGTTGTCAAGGTAGCCTctacttacaatgctatcatgaGTAGAACATGGATCCATGCTTTTAAGGTTTTGCCCTCAACCTACCATATGGTACTGAAGTTCCCAGCTAGAAATTGTGTTGGAGAAGCAAGGGGAGATCAGAAGATGGCCTGTAGTTGCTATGTTGCAGCACTTAGGCCCGATGGAACAGGGGGCAGGTCCTccccatag